A part of Acipenser ruthenus chromosome 12, fAciRut3.2 maternal haplotype, whole genome shotgun sequence genomic DNA contains:
- the LOC117417187 gene encoding carboxypeptidase N subunit 2-like has translation MTAEHALTLLVMVQLCHSLGHSCPDGCHCFTPYKVFCADEEITAVPQNISASVKELVMVTTSLKLIKTGAFKDSPGLSKIILVNNLITEVKQGAFGDLQELQELEINGNQLKELRVEVFSPLTSLKNLNLNFNKFQALNNGLLDPLINLEILHLKGNIITGLPNNIFHQLHKLQILDLSQNRIAVIQRELFKALSDLQTLRLNENIIVTLDAHVFDDLLSLKELSLHGNRIIVLPDNIFTKLNVLENLYLQGNYINFLPSAIFHFLHNLELLDLTSNHLRKIQHFKNMPKLTKLYLAKNQLRTVPGEAFRNLRKLHELALSENQITHLPNTTFHGLFKLEKLYLQKNNLTSLDEGLFQDLSNLQLLSLNENLLHTISEGLFDPIGIMPYATLHDNPWICDCHLLYLHDWVQYNIDNLMHSKMVLCESPEHLGGQSLISLRKKQLICVSEAHPPCNSQPQSENTPAISTPPPEAIPSQCSLTDVDGTSIINCVISKCPVIKVESQIFDDDYKNRFNHSLFSDWSQSSQCAKATLTIIIN, from the coding sequence ATGACTGCAGAACACGCCCTCACCCTCTTGGTAATGGTACAGCTTTGTCACAGCCTTGGCCACAGCTGTCCTGATGGATGTCACTGCTTTACACCCTATAAGGTTTTCTGTGCTGATGAGGAGATCACTGCTGTTCCACAAAACATATCCGCCAGTGTGAAAGAGCTTGTGATGGTGACTACCAGCCTGAAACTtatcaaaactggagctttcAAAGATAGCCCAGGACTTTCCAAAATCATCCTAGTAAACAACCTTATAACAGAGGTGAAACAGGGAGCCTTTGGTGATTTGCAAGAACTCCAGGAACTGGAGATAAATGGCAACCAGCTGAAAGAGCTGAGAGTTGAGGTTTTCAGCCCATTGACAAGCCTTAAAAATCTGAATCTCAACTTCAATAAGTTTCAGGCACTGAATAATGGTCTGCTTGATCCACTGATAAACCTAGAGATTCTTCATCTGAAGGGAAACATCATAACTGGCCTTCCAAATAATATCTTCCATCAGCTCCATAAGCTCCAGATACTAGACCTTTCTCAAAATAGGATCGCTGTAATTCAAAGAGAACTGTTCAAAGCCCTATCTGACCTGCAAACCCTGAGGTTAAATGAGAATATAATAGTCACTCTTGATGCGCATGTTTTTGATGATCTTTTAAGTCTGAAAGAACTTTCATTACATGGTAACAGAATTATTGTGCTTCCAGACAACATTTTTACAAAGCTGAATGTTCTGGAAAACCTATACCTCCAAGGCAACTACATAAACTTCCTTCCTTctgcaatatttcattttttgcacAACTTGGAGCTTTTAGACCTTACATCCAACCACCTGAGAAAAATCCAGCATTTCAAGAACATGCCGAAGCTTACCAAACTCTACCTGGCTAAAAATCAACTCAGAACTGTCCCCGGTGAAGCATTCAGAAACCTCCGTAAGTTACATGAACTTGCCCTGTCTGAAAATCAAATTACCCATCTGCCAAACACAACATTCCATGGTCTGTTCAAACTAGAAAAACTCTACCTGCAAAAAAACAACTTGACTTCCCTGGATGAGGGCTTATTTCAAGATCTATCCAATTTACAATTGCTCAGTCTTAACGAAAATCTGCTACATACAATCTCTGAGGGTCTTTTTGATCCAATAGGAATTATGCCATATGCAACCTTACATGATAATCCTTGGATATGTGATTGTCACTTGCTGTATCTTCATGACTGGGTTCAGTACAACATAGACAACTTAATGCATTCTAAGATGGTTTTATGTGAGAGCCCAGAGCACCTGGGAGGACAGAGTCTGATCTCATTAAGGAAGAAGCAACTCATCTGTGTATCTGAGGCACATCCCCCATGCAACTCCCAGCCACAGTCAGAGAACACTCCTGCCATTTCAACCCCACCACCTGAAGCTATTCCAAGCCAGTGCTCCCTTACTGACGTAGATGGGACTAGCATTATAAACTGTGTGATCTCTAAATGTCCTGTGATCAAGGTTGAATCCCAGATATTTGATGATGACTATAAGAATAGATTCAATCACAGCCTCTTTTCTGATTGGTCTCAATCCTCTCAGTGTGCCAAGGCTACTTTGACCATTATTATTAACTAA